CTGGACTACATCCACGAGGCACTGGAAGCCGACGAGGCAGTGGTCGTCGCGGTCCCCTCGGACAAGACCTCACTCCTGCGCGGCGAACTCGCCGACGAAACCGCCGTCACTTTCGTCGACACCACGACGGCCGGCCCCGACCCCGGCCGATACATCGCCGCCTGGTCGGCATGGATGAACGAACGAGGCGAAGGCGGCAGGCCTGTGCGGGGCATCGGCGAAACCGCCTGGCGCCAAGCGCGCAGCGCCGCGCACCTCTCGGAGCTCCGCTACCACGAATGGCTGATGAATCGGGCCTTCGCACGCAGCTCCACCTGGTCGATGCTGTGCCCCTACGACGCCGCCGACGAGGACCAAGACGCGCTGCGATCACTGTCGCGCTGCCACCCGCAGATCCGCCGCGACGGGCGGCACGCGCCCAACGAGGACTACCTCACCGGCGGGGAATACTCCTTCGACGCCCTGGCCGCCCCGTGCGATCCCTTCCAGGAGCTGAGCTACACGCACGGCGACCTGGCCGCGATCCGCTCGAAGGTCTCCCCGTGCGCCGCCGACGCCGGCGTCCCCGAGGACCGCCTACCCAAGCTCGCCGTCTCCGTCACCGAGATCGCCACGAACAGCATCCGCCACGGCGGCGGCCACGGCACCCTGCGCACCTGGGTCCAGAACGCGACGTTCCTCTGCGAATTCCGCGACTCCGGCTACATCCCCGACGCGATGACCGGCCGCATCCGCCCCGAAGCGAACCAGATCGGCGGCCGCGGCCTGTGGCTCGCACACCAGCTCTGCGACCTCGTCGAAATCCGCTCCACCCCCGACCGGGGAACCACCATCCGCCTACACGTGGACGCCCCACAGCGAGGCGAGTGCCTCTTCGGCCCGGCCGAGGGCGGCCGGCAGGTAGGTGACGACGGTGCGCCGCCGCGCCAGGTCAGGCGGGAGATCGGACACGTGTTCTATTCTATGTCCGAGTGCAGCCCCCCACCAGAACGGACCCCGATGGACACACCCGCCCCGCCGCGCCCCACACTGGCTGCCCTCTGGCAGGTGATCTTGACCGATTGCCAGGTGATATTGACCGGCGTGGTCGGACGCCTGTCAGTACGGTCAGCCTATGGAAAACTAGCCAGAGACCGTGGACCACGAGATCCTGAGCGGCCGGGTCATCCATGCGATCAAGGCATACCGTGACGCGTCGGGCTGCACGATCCACGAGGCGATGGACTTCGTCGAGGAACGTCGAGCGGAGCTTCGCCGCGACCGGCCGAGCACCTGACCTGACGGCTCCCCGACCGGTCAAACTCTCCTGGCGACCGATCAAGATCACCTGTCAGAGGACACCGGGGACCTGGTCGCCCTCCCCGACCGGCCCGTGCGCACGCTGACGTGTTGACTGCACCTTCCTCGGCCCGTTCGGGGCGGGAGACGGCGTGGGCGGCGATGAAGCTCCGGCGGGGCCGCCGACCGTGAAATGTGCGTGGTCCGGTGTCAGCGCGTGGTGGTCAGGGCTGAAGGGGCGAGTACCCACAGCAGGGCTCTGCCGGTCAGGGGTGTGGTGGCGATGAGGGTCAGGTAGACCTCGATGAGGGATCCGTCGCCGGTGAGGACGTCGAGGTCGTCGGTCCATCGGGACAGCAGGTAGATGACGGCGTCGACGATGAGCCAGGAGGCGAGGTTGGCTCCGATCCACCATTTCCAGCGGCGGGTGACCTTGCGGAGGACCAGTGACTGCGACAGTCCGAGCAGTGGGCCCAGGGCCAGGCTCTGGCTGGCGGCCAGCAGGTAGGCCGTCGAGACCGTCCCGTGGGAGTCCTGCGCGGCGATCACGGCGGGCATGATCACCAGCAGCCATGCGAGCAGCGCCGGACCGACGTTGGAGGTGATCCACACCTTGCGCGGGACGGGGACCCGCTCCTTGACGACCAGCCATTGCAGTGCCCCCAGGACTCCGCCGAACAGTGCGGCTCCCAGGGTCGCGATCAGGAGCGCGAGGATCACGTTGTGGCTGGCCAGGTTCATGTGGAGGACGTCGTTGCCCAGCAGGACCAGCAGGAACCCGACGGTCAGCACGGTGATGAAGGCGAGCGTGTTGTAGCCGATCCACCGCCAGTACAGGCGAACGTCCCACCCACTGGCCGAGGCGGGCGGGTGGCCGGAGCCGGAAGCGGTCATCACCCACTCCTCGGGAGGATGCGGCCGTACATGCCGATCTCATGATCGAACACTGATCGCCCCGGACCCGGTTGGTGGCACCGTGCGCCCCTGCGGGTTCCGCTCCCGACCACTCTTGTGGCCCCTCCAGCTTGTTTGTTGCGGCGATGGCATCGCGGACGCGCGAGCGGCCAAGTCGGTGACCTCTTGGTGTGCCTGCCGCGCATTGCCCGCCTCACCGGGGACGTTGGGGGCAGGGCATGCGCTGCGGTCGGGGTGGAGCCGTGAACGGAAACTCGGGTCGTCACCATCGGTAGGTACTGCTCGCCTCGGTGCGTTCGCTGGCAACGGCGGCATTCCTGGTGGCCGCCTACTATCTGCTGCCCATGGACTCGGCCTTCACGGCCACCACCGTCCTCATGCTCCTCGGTGGTATCGCGGCTGTGACGGGGCTCCTGGCCTGGCAGATCTACCAGATCACACTCGCTCCACGGCCCGGGCTGAAGGCCATGGAGGCCATGGCGATCAACGGCTCGCGGGAGCTTCTCGAATGGTGGCTCCAAGGCCCGCGGTGGGAGTTCGACGACCACCTCGACGAACCTGGTGCACCGTTGTTCCCCTCCGAGCGCCGCGACCCCGGCGGGCGGTGCAAGCGCGTGGGCACGAGCGCGATCCGGGGCGCGATGGCGGAGGCGGTGCAATGCCACCTCCCCCGCTGGGTCGGCCGCGCCACCCCGCACGCGTTGCGGCACTTCGCCGCGTCGGATCTGTACGCGCAGGGCATGAACGTCGTCGCTGTCCAGGAGCTGCTCGGGCACCGCTGGATCAACACCACGATGATCTACGTCCACGTCAATAAGACCCACATCGAGGACGCCTGGATCTCTGCCGGCCAGCGGGTCGCGTCCAGGTTCACCGGATAGCCAAGGACGGGAATCGTCATGAAGTGGAGCCTCCGGCTGGCCGCCGCGCAGCGTGACATCTGGAAGTCCTCGCAGTTGCAGTCGATGCTCGCCGACGCAGGCCTGATGATCAGCGCTGGGAAGATGTCTAACCTCTGGTCTGGTCAGCCGGTCACGATCCGTCTGGACGACCTCGACGTCATCTGTGAGGTCCTGGGCCGCGAGCCCAATGACCTACTGGTCCCGGAGCCGGAGAAGGCGCGCGCCCAGAGGCCGACGAGCGCTCCCGCACCTGTGGCGGTTGCCGGTGAGCGTCCCAGGATCGAGCGCCGATCCGGCCGTACGGAACCGCCGCTGTGAACCTACGGCCGCGGCCGTGCCAACAGTGCGGCCAGAAGGTCGCGGAGTACGGTCGGACCCGCTGTTTCAAGTGCCTGTATCCCCACCGACTTCACCCGCGGCCGGCTCTCACTCGACGACGTCGACCACCCTCTCGACACTTCACCCGACAGGCCGCCGCGAACTACACGCGCCTGCGGCACGAGCGCTGGCCGCGCACCCGCAACCCTCACTTGTTCATCAGCTCGCAGACCGCTCACACCCGCACCCCGGTCACCATCGGCTGGATGCAGCCCCTGCTGCGTGGCCTCCCGGTCACCGCCCAGCGACTCCGGGAGGACCGGATCCTCGAAGAGGCCGCCGTCACCGGGGCCGACCCACAACATCTGTGCGCGGTCTTCAACATCACTCCAGAGACCGGACTGCGCTACATCCGCTACTTCCAACGAGGTATGGATCCGCCAACTCACAATCTGCAGAGGTAAGTTGAGCGGCAGTTCACCCCGAACTGTAGGAGCGGATCACGAAACACCGCCAACAGATGCAAACATTCCCGAGTCAGACATACCAGGATCAACAGCAGTAGTCTCTGTCGGCGCTGCCGCCACGCGGATAGGTACTGTCAGACCCCGGGCTTGGCATCCGCTCGTGAACCTCGACTCCCGCCCACCCGACGGCGTAGCCCTGCCGCCCGGCCGCGTGCAGGGACTCGGCCGTTCAGCGGCTCCGGTCGACGCGGTCGACGAAGTCGCTGACCGCGGTGGCGAAGGCGGCGGGCGCCTCCTGCGCGACGAAATGCCCGACGTCCGGGATCGTGACAGCGGTGACGTCGCCGGCGACCTGGCGCATCGTCCGCTCGGTGAAGGGGGCGTTGATGCCGTCGACGGCGAGCACGGGAACGGTCAGCGGCCGCGACTCGGCCAGTGCCCGCATCCGGTCGCCGCCGGTCAGGGAGGAACGGTAGAGCCCCTCGGTGCCGCGCCAGCCGCCCGGCCGCGCGTAGGTGCGGGCGAACTCGTCGAGGTCGGCCTCGGTGACCCCGCCCGGCACCATCGTCATCACCGAGACGGCCCAGTCGAGCATCACTCGCTCGCGGCCGGCCAGGAACAGCTCCGGAATTCCCGGGGCGGCCAGGAATCCCACGTGCCAGAAGCCGCCGTTCCTCACGTCGGCCAGCATCTCCCAGCCGTACCCCGGAAGGGTGGTCTCGACGCCGGTGAAGCTGAGGACGTCGCCGGGGTGCGTGGCCGCGAACGCGAAGACCGGCCCGCCGCTGATGTCCTGGCAGGTCACGTGCACGGGCCCGACGCCGAGGTGGGCGACCAGCCGGTGCAGGTCCTCCGCCATGGTGGCCAAGTCGTGGTCGCCGTCGGCGATGCCGGAGTCGCCGAAGCCGCGCAGGTCGACGGCGAACACCCGGTGGGTGGCGGCGAGCAGCGGGATGACGTCGCGGAAGGCCCACCAGGACTCCGGCCACCCGTGCACCAGCAGGATCGGGGAGCCGGTGTCGCCCGCCGAGACGTAGTGCAACGTGGTGCCGTTGACCTCGGCGGTGTGGTGCGTGACGCCCGCCACGGCGGGCGAGGCGGTCACGAAAGAGCTGGTCATGCGGTGACTCCCAAGATGGACAACCAGGTTGACTCCAGTATTGGTCAACCTGGTTGTCCAGGTCAAGGGAAGATCTAGACTGTGGTCATGTCCTCACGATCCGGCGCCGATCTCGCCCTGCTGCTCCTGGGCAGCTATCGCAATCTGGTGGACGAAGTGGTCCGGGAGCTGGCGACCCGGGGATACCCCGACGCCCGGCCGTCGCACGAGTACGCGATCCGGGCCATCCGATCCGGCGCCGACAGCGCCTCGGACCTGGCCCGCAGACTCGCCATCACCAAGCAGGCCGCGGCGAAGACGATCGCCGCGCTCGTCGAACGCGGGTACGTCGCCACCGAGACCGACCCCGCCGACACCCGCCGCAAGAACATCCGGATCACCGATCACGGGATCGGGCTGATCACCGAGAGCACGGCGATCTTCGACGAGGTGCGGGCCCGCTGGGAAGTGCGTCTGGGCGCCGCCGAACTCGCCGAGCTGGAAACGCAGCTCGCCCAATTCGTCGGCGACTCGCCCATCAACCTCGACGCTCCGGGCTGGGCGGCAGGACAGGAACTGCGCTAGCGGTCAGCCGAGGGTCGTGGTCGGCCGGTCGGCCCCGCTTTCGGGGCCGCCGGAGACATCGCCCAGGGCCGCACCACCTTCGAACAGGTCATCAACGACCCGGACTGCCTGGCTGACCTCCCCGCCATCCAACTGGCCGCCGCCGAGGGCAGAGACCTCGATGGCGAGGCAATCCTCACCATCGTCTGGAACGCCTACCAGAGCGCCACCGGGAACGAACCACCCCGCGACACCTTCACGATCCGCTACCCCGACCTCGACCCCGAGGGGAACTTCGACGACCACGAACGCATCGCCGCCCGACTGCCCCGCATCGCCGCCGTGTACCCAGTTTGACCCATCGGGCAACGATCACCGCCGCACCGGGCAACGATCACCATCTACAGAGAAGCAGGGCAGGTCAGGACCTCTCGGAAACACCCCTACGTGTCTCTCGTCGGTGACGCCTGCGATGTTCACGACGAATGCTGTTGTACCGAGGGCAGACGCTCGGGAACCCGCGCACCGAGGCCGACGCACGGCCGCAGCTGGGAACCCAGAGATGGCATCGGGCCTGCGACGGCCACGACACAGCGCCCCGCTTGCTGGATGAAGGGACGACGACGAGGGCTGGCCTTCACGCAAGTCCCGCCCGAGTTCGGGTCACCGAGCGCTCAGAAATTGCGAACTCAGGCGCTTTCCCAGGCGGGTATGTCGGCGAGTCCACGAGCAGGGAGATCGCATACGCCCACGCCACCGGCAAGCCGATCTCGTTCACCGATCCCGTCTGACCGCGGTCGGTGCCGAGCTGGACCTCGCGCGCCGAGGCGTGGGTCAATGGACCTCCTTGCCACAGCGAGACACACCAGATCGCCGCGCGCCAGATCCGCATGCCCAATGTCCTCTGACATCGAAGTCGGATTGTTTGCCATCGGAGTTGGACTGCTCAGCTTTGCGTTTAACGTGGGCAGGCTTGGTGTTCCTTGATCGACTCGGCGCGTTTGACGGTCTTGCCGACCTCGCGGTGCCTGGCCCGGTGCTTGTCCCTTCTTGAATCTCCCTCAAGCGGACTGGGTCGCGGCCGGTGACCGCGGCCAGGCGTTCCCAGGACGGGGCTGTCTTCGGGGAGTCGGGGTCGCGTAGGTAGCCGCGCAGGAAGCTGGGCTTGAGGAAGTTCGCGGTGGCCAGGCGCTCTACGAACGCTGTGCGTCCCTCGCCGGCTCGGGGCCGGGGCTGGATGGGGAATTGTCTGATCGGAATGGTGCGGCGGGATGCGCTGATCACCATTTGTCCCGCGCGTCGATCAGCAGCCGGGGTGATTCTGCGGCGACGTCGAGTGGGACAGCCTCCAGGCTGTTCTGGGTGATCTGCTCGGTGCCGGTGAGGACGGCGTCGATCGCGGCTCCGCGGATCTGGTGGGAGAGAGCGCCGATCATGCCTCCGCTCCGTTTGTGCAGGAGGCGATCGATCTTGACCAGCGTTCCGGGAGCGTGTCGGTGCAGCAGCAGCGTCTTCTCCATAGTGCTGACCAGCCCTGTCCTGTCATGCGGCTGTGGTTCTGGATGCCGGTGGGTTGTGTCAGTCGAAGGCGGTGTGGTTGACGCTCCGCAGGTCTTGAACATTGGTTCGACACGCACGCGGCCCCGACGTCGGTGGAGGACGCCCGGCCGGCCCCCTGCACGTGCTCAAGATCAGTGAGGAACCGGGCGAGGTCGCGCAGACCCTGCACGACGCCCTCGGCCGTCAGCTTCAGCGACCTCTCCATCGCGGCCCGCAACGAAGCCCCGATCCCCAAGGGCCACCTGGTGATCCTCACCAGCGACGGCGTCCACGACCAGATGGACCCCACCGTCCTCAACACCCTCGTTCACACGCACCACAACGACGCCCAAGCACTCGCCGACGCCCTGATCGCCGCACCGGAACCCGTCCAACGTGACTTCCTGCCGAGGAGTTGAAGGAGAAGTGGTGCGGCGACATCACATGCGTGAGGGTCCCGAACGAGTGATCACGTGCGTGGCAGCGTTCGAGGCCAGAGCATCACAACACGCTCAGTTGTAGTTCCGGTGGCAGCGGGTATGGGCCCGGGCCCTTGAGGGTTCGGTGGATGGGCGTGGTCACTGTGTGCCGCAGTCCGGGCAGTCCGGACACAGTCTGGGTCAGGTAGCGGTACAAGAGTTGCGCCGACTCCACCTGGATGCTCGCGTACAGGTTCGTCGCGCCGGTCACCGCCGCGGCGAAGGACACCTCGGGATGCGCCGCCAGGGCCTCGCCTGCCTCGACCAGCCGCGCGGGGTCGATCTCCAGCCAGAGCGCGATCCTGAGCTTTCGGTGCAGGACGTCGGGGTGGTAGTCCACGTCGAAGTACAGCACGCCTTCGGCGTGTAGATCGTTGATGCGGCGGCGCACTGTGGACTCGGACAGCTTGGTGGCCGCGGCCAGTTCACCCACCGGGGCCCTTCCGTCGCGGGCCAGCAGGTCGAGCAGCAGTCGGTCGCGGTCGTCCAGCACGACGGGTTCCGATCCGGCTGTCCACCCGCCGTCCGGTGGCCGCGGGGTCAGCGCGGCGACCTGCGCGTCGGTCAGCGGTCCGCTCTTGTTGATGAAGCCGAGGTCCTGGCCGAAGAACACATGCAGGACGCAGTGCGCGGAGACGTCGACCACCCGGGGGGTGCGGGGCAGCTTCTGCACCAGGAAGGGCTCCTCCAGGCCGGGGCCGCGGGTGCGAACCGCGGCCATCGTCTCCGTTCCCCCCGAGGTGAGGTTGACCCAGGTGGTGTCCGTGCGTCGGGCCAGTGCCGAGCCGATGGAGGCGGATGCGTCCGGAGTGCACCGCACGCGCACGAACCATGACAGGTCCCCCAGCCGGAACGGGTCGGTCAGACCCAGCACGCGCAGTTTCCCGGTGGTGCGCAGGCGGGTAAAGCGGCGAGCCGCGGTCTGGTCGGAGACGCCGAGCACGGCCGCGATCTCGGTGAAGGAGGCGCGGCCGTTGAGCTGGAGGGCGTGTGCCAGGGCCAGGTCTTCATCGGTGAGGTAGTGCCCCACACGGTCGGGACTGTCGAGATACGTCTTCACAGCATCGATTCTAGGGAATACGTGCAAATTTGGCCGTGCGAGTTATCTGATCGCGCACACGCCGTCAACAGTGGTCGAGGACCGGGGCTTCGGTCCGTTCCCCGATCCCTGAATGGAGATGACGACATGCGTAAGTGGGGACCGCTCATAGCGGTCTGTCTCGGCGCGTGCATCCTGCTGGTGGACGTCACCATCGTGAACGTGGCGCTGCCCAGCATGGCCCGTGACCTCGGCGCGTCCTTCGCGTCGCTGCAGTGGGTCATCGACGCCTACGCGCTGGCTCTGGCGGCGCTGCTGCTCGCCGCCGGCGCTTTCGCCGACCGCTATGGGCACCGGCGAGCCTATGTGGGCGGGCTCGCACTGTTCGCCGTGGCCTCGCTCGTGTGCGGCTTCGCTCCCGATACCGGCGTGCTCATCGCAGCCCGGGCTGTGCAGGGTATCGGCGGAGCCGCCATGTTCGCCACCGCTCCCGCTCTGCTGCTCGCCTCCTACCAGGGGCCGGACCGCGGTACGGCCTTCGGGCTGTGGGGTGCGACCAACGGGGCCGCAGCGGCGGCGGGTCCGCTGCTGGGCGGCGTCCTGACGCAGCGCATCAGCTGGCCCGTGATCTTCTGGATCAACCTGCCCGTCGCGGTCGTAGCCATCGTTCTGACCCGGCGCTTGATGGCTGCCGACCGGCCGGCCGCGGTCGGCCGGAAGAACCGCATCGACCTCCCCGGGGCCGCGACCTTCAGCGTGGCCGCCGGCGCCCTCGTTTACGGACTCATCCGCGGGTCCGACGACGGCCGGGGCTCGCCTGGCACCCTTGTCTCCTACGCTGTCGCCGCGCTCGCCCTCGTGGCCTTCGTGGTGGTGGAACACCGCACGGCCCACCGCGGCGAAACCCCGATACTGGACCTGGCGCTGCTGCGCAACGCCTCCTTCGCCGGGCTGTTGACCGGCGGGCTTCTCCTGCAGGCCAGCGCCTTCGGCTGCCTAGCGCTCGTGTCGCTGTGGCTGCAGTCCCTGGCCGGACTCGCTCCCATCGGGGCGGGACTCGCTCTGACCCCGCTCGCGGCCGCGTCGTTCCTCGTCTCGGCTGTGACCGGCCGGCACATCCAGCGGCTCTCCCCGCGCCTGCCCATCGGGCTGGGTCTGCTGCTGGTGGCGGCGGGCATGCTCCTGCTGCGCGCCGGCATGTCGGAGGGCGCGAGCGCGACATCGCTCACCTGGGGGCTGGTCGTCACCGGTCTCGGGGTAGGCCTGGGCACGCCCGTCCTTGTCTCCGCCGCCACCTCCGCCGTGCCGCGGCAGCGCGCCGGCATGGCGGGCGGAGCCATCAACACGGCGCGCCAACTGGGCATGACCCTGGCCATCGCGGTCCTCGGCGCCGTCTTCGCGAGCGATGTTGCCACCACGCTGACAGACGGCGAGCTGCCGCACGCCGCCGACGCCGCCGACGCCTTGGCCTCGGGCCAGGCGAACGAGGTGATCGCCTCCGCACCGGCCGGGCACCGCGAGGCGGTGGCGGACCTCGCCCACCAGGCTTTCGCCGCTGGTCTTGACCGCGTCTTCCTCCTCTCGGCCCTGGCCGCGGCCGTCGGCGCCGTGGCCGTACTGCTCCTGGTCCGTACGGCACCCGGCTCCGGCCGTACCTCCGAGGCCGCAGGCAAGGTATCCACCCCTGCGCGGACGTGACGCCAACGCCGGGACCGGCGGGAACGAGGGCGCAGCCCACGGCTCCGGAACTGGTGGGGGACAGGACGGCGAGGGCGCGGGCGCGGTCGCCGCCCGCGAGCTGCCGGGCTCCGGCGACGGGCTGACGCCACGGCGAAAAGGCCACGGATGCGCTGCGCGAAGTTGTCTGGCGTACTCACACGTTGCGCCCTGAGTCGATCTTCGTCACCTCACCCGTTCAACGTCGAGAAATCGAAAGAACACCACCGTCTCGTACGTGATCGCGCCGTGTCCCGGTCTCATGTC
Above is a window of Streptomyces sp. NBC_01426 DNA encoding:
- a CDS encoding helix-turn-helix domain-containing protein gives rise to the protein MKWSLRLAAAQRDIWKSSQLQSMLADAGLMISAGKMSNLWSGQPVTIRLDDLDVICEVLGREPNDLLVPEPEKARAQRPTSAPAPVAVAGERPRIERRSGRTEPPL
- a CDS encoding sensor histidine kinase, giving the protein MTATVSSTPARPDRAPFRHELYPYRGEDQYLSGTLDYIHEALEADEAVVVAVPSDKTSLLRGELADETAVTFVDTTTAGPDPGRYIAAWSAWMNERGEGGRPVRGIGETAWRQARSAAHLSELRYHEWLMNRAFARSSTWSMLCPYDAADEDQDALRSLSRCHPQIRRDGRHAPNEDYLTGGEYSFDALAAPCDPFQELSYTHGDLAAIRSKVSPCAADAGVPEDRLPKLAVSVTEIATNSIRHGGGHGTLRTWVQNATFLCEFRDSGYIPDAMTGRIRPEANQIGGRGLWLAHQLCDLVEIRSTPDRGTTIRLHVDAPQRGECLFGPAEGGRQVGDDGAPPRQVRREIGHVFYSMSECSPPPERTPMDTPAPPRPTLAALWQVILTDCQVILTGVVGRLSVRSAYGKLARDRGPRDPERPGHPCDQGIP
- a CDS encoding Lrp/AsnC family transcriptional regulator — protein: MKTYLDSPDRVGHYLTDEDLALAHALQLNGRASFTEIAAVLGVSDQTAARRFTRLRTTGKLRVLGLTDPFRLGDLSWFVRVRCTPDASASIGSALARRTDTTWVNLTSGGTETMAAVRTRGPGLEEPFLVQKLPRTPRVVDVSAHCVLHVFFGQDLGFINKSGPLTDAQVAALTPRPPDGGWTAGSEPVVLDDRDRLLLDLLARDGRAPVGELAAATKLSESTVRRRINDLHAEGVLYFDVDYHPDVLHRKLRIALWLEIDPARLVEAGEALAAHPEVSFAAAVTGATNLYASIQVESAQLLYRYLTQTVSGLPGLRHTVTTPIHRTLKGPGPYPLPPELQLSVL
- a CDS encoding MFS transporter, with amino-acid sequence MRKWGPLIAVCLGACILLVDVTIVNVALPSMARDLGASFASLQWVIDAYALALAALLLAAGAFADRYGHRRAYVGGLALFAVASLVCGFAPDTGVLIAARAVQGIGGAAMFATAPALLLASYQGPDRGTAFGLWGATNGAAAAAGPLLGGVLTQRISWPVIFWINLPVAVVAIVLTRRLMAADRPAAVGRKNRIDLPGAATFSVAAGALVYGLIRGSDDGRGSPGTLVSYAVAALALVAFVVVEHRTAHRGETPILDLALLRNASFAGLLTGGLLLQASAFGCLALVSLWLQSLAGLAPIGAGLALTPLAAASFLVSAVTGRHIQRLSPRLPIGLGLLLVAAGMLLLRAGMSEGASATSLTWGLVVTGLGVGLGTPVLVSAATSAVPRQRAGMAGGAINTARQLGMTLAIAVLGAVFASDVATTLTDGELPHAADAADALASGQANEVIASAPAGHREAVADLAHQAFAAGLDRVFLLSALAAAVGAVAVLLLVRTAPGSGRTSEAAGKVSTPART
- a CDS encoding MarR family winged helix-turn-helix transcriptional regulator translates to MSSRSGADLALLLLGSYRNLVDEVVRELATRGYPDARPSHEYAIRAIRSGADSASDLARRLAITKQAAAKTIAALVERGYVATETDPADTRRKNIRITDHGIGLITESTAIFDEVRARWEVRLGAAELAELETQLAQFVGDSPINLDAPGWAAGQELR
- a CDS encoding alpha/beta fold hydrolase; its protein translation is MTSSFVTASPAVAGVTHHTAEVNGTTLHYVSAGDTGSPILLVHGWPESWWAFRDVIPLLAATHRVFAVDLRGFGDSGIADGDHDLATMAEDLHRLVAHLGVGPVHVTCQDISGGPVFAFAATHPGDVLSFTGVETTLPGYGWEMLADVRNGGFWHVGFLAAPGIPELFLAGRERVMLDWAVSVMTMVPGGVTEADLDEFARTYARPGGWRGTEGLYRSSLTGGDRMRALAESRPLTVPVLAVDGINAPFTERTMRQVAGDVTAVTIPDVGHFVAQEAPAAFATAVSDFVDRVDRSR
- a CDS encoding tyrosine-type recombinase/integrase, giving the protein MRSLATAAFLVAAYYLLPMDSAFTATTVLMLLGGIAAVTGLLAWQIYQITLAPRPGLKAMEAMAINGSRELLEWWLQGPRWEFDDHLDEPGAPLFPSERRDPGGRCKRVGTSAIRGAMAEAVQCHLPRWVGRATPHALRHFAASDLYAQGMNVVAVQELLGHRWINTTMIYVHVNKTHIEDAWISAGQRVASRFTG